From a region of the Paenibacillus sp. R14(2021) genome:
- a CDS encoding SIMPL domain-containing protein, which translates to MMVKPKWLLVPVLALAVGAGAMFGVSGHGSSEVYAVDNNAVLQKSTITVAGSGKIQAAPDVAYLTVAVETRAASAKDAQSKNAAQFAGLTKLLYDTYKVAAKDVKTTGFSVQPEYEYNSKDGTSKIKGYLAVHNIRVTTRDLDGIGKLLDDLSASGANRVDGVQFDTEKQDQYELQALDKAMANAKAKAETLAKAAGKQVKEVINISQNNVNSGPIFIGQNAMAAADDAGKAAGTSVQVGEITVSTDITVVYEMQ; encoded by the coding sequence ATGATGGTGAAACCCAAGTGGCTGCTGGTACCGGTATTGGCGCTGGCTGTTGGAGCGGGAGCAATGTTCGGCGTGTCGGGGCATGGAAGCAGTGAGGTGTATGCAGTGGATAATAACGCTGTGCTTCAGAAGAGCACCATTACGGTAGCGGGTAGCGGCAAGATTCAGGCAGCGCCTGACGTAGCATATTTGACCGTAGCTGTCGAGACGCGGGCTGCCTCCGCGAAAGACGCGCAGTCGAAGAATGCTGCTCAGTTCGCGGGACTCACGAAGCTGCTCTACGATACGTACAAGGTGGCAGCAAAGGACGTGAAGACAACGGGCTTCTCCGTGCAGCCGGAATATGAATACAACAGCAAGGACGGCACGAGCAAGATCAAAGGCTATTTGGCAGTGCACAATATCCGCGTGACGACTCGGGACCTGGACGGCATTGGCAAGCTGCTGGATGATTTGTCCGCATCGGGCGCGAATCGGGTTGACGGCGTACAGTTTGATACAGAGAAGCAGGATCAATACGAGCTGCAAGCACTTGATAAAGCGATGGCGAATGCGAAAGCGAAGGCCGAAACACTGGCGAAGGCTGCAGGTAAGCAGGTGAAGGAAGTCATCAACATTTCGCAAAATAACGTCAACAGCGGTCCGATCTTCATCGGGCAGAATGCGATGGCAGCTGCTGACGATGCGGGAAAAGCAGCCGGCACGAGCGTGCAGGTAGGCGAGATCACCGTGTCGACCGACATAACCGTCGTTTACGAAATGCAATAG
- the clpP gene encoding ATP-dependent Clp endopeptidase proteolytic subunit ClpP — MNFVPMVIEQSNRGERAYDIYSRLLKDRIVFLGTPVNDMVANSIIAQLLFLAADDPEKDISLYINSPGGSVSAGLAIFDTMNFIKPEVSTICVGMAASMGAFLLAAGAKGKRYALPNSEVMIHQPLGGAQGQASDIEIRAKHILKTRDTLNRILVERTGQTLEKIERDTDRDYFMSAAEAAAYGLVDKVIEKL, encoded by the coding sequence ATGAATTTCGTACCCATGGTTATTGAGCAAAGCAACCGAGGCGAACGCGCTTACGACATCTACTCCCGTTTGCTGAAGGATCGGATCGTATTCCTTGGCACGCCTGTCAACGATATGGTCGCCAACTCCATTATCGCGCAGTTGTTGTTCCTTGCAGCCGATGACCCGGAAAAAGACATCTCGCTCTACATTAACAGCCCTGGCGGTTCGGTTTCGGCAGGCCTTGCTATTTTTGATACAATGAACTTCATTAAGCCTGAGGTTTCAACAATCTGCGTCGGCATGGCCGCTTCGATGGGCGCTTTCCTGCTCGCAGCAGGCGCTAAAGGCAAACGTTACGCGCTGCCTAACAGCGAGGTTATGATTCATCAACCGCTTGGCGGCGCACAAGGTCAAGCCAGCGACATTGAGATTCGCGCGAAGCACATTCTCAAAACCCGCGATACGCTGAACCGGATTCTGGTTGAACGCACGGGTCAAACGCTTGAGAAAATCGAGCGTGACACGGACCGCGACTATTTCATGTCTGCTGCCGAGGCTGCTGCTTACGGCCTGGTCGACAAAGTGATCGAGAAACTGTAA
- a CDS encoding sugar-binding transcriptional regulator produces MQSLIAIQQQLLPDLLVVMRKRYLILRQVMLSDMIGRRSLAASLEMTERVLRAETDFLKAQELLIIDAAGMRISEAGKRLLEEMEPFYKAMFGLSELEEKIRRHFGLQQVMIVSGDADESAATKRELGRAGCSVLGKVMKDNDVIAVTGGSTLAQVANQLTSQVPLKGNLFVPARGGLGESVDYQANTIVSTMAKRTGAQYRMLHVPDHLGEDAYTSLMQEPNVREIVEVIRKSRIVIHGIGDAIVMARRRRVDATVVEAIKAEGALAESFGYYFDRNGAVVHKMLTAGLRLEDIMDTEVVIAVAGGRSKGEAIAAVMRFGHDDVLVTDEAAALEIAAIIDKEPMM; encoded by the coding sequence ATGCAGTCTCTAATTGCTATACAGCAGCAGCTTCTGCCGGATTTGCTTGTCGTAATGAGGAAACGGTATCTCATTCTTCGCCAGGTGATGCTCTCGGATATGATCGGCCGGCGTTCATTGGCTGCATCGCTTGAGATGACGGAACGGGTGCTTCGAGCAGAGACGGACTTTCTGAAAGCACAGGAGCTTCTTATTATCGATGCCGCGGGTATGCGGATCAGCGAAGCTGGGAAGCGTCTATTAGAAGAGATGGAGCCGTTTTATAAGGCGATGTTCGGCTTATCGGAGCTCGAAGAGAAGATACGCAGGCATTTTGGCCTGCAGCAGGTCATGATCGTGTCGGGTGATGCGGATGAGTCAGCGGCAACGAAGCGGGAGCTTGGACGTGCGGGCTGCAGCGTACTGGGCAAAGTCATGAAGGACAATGATGTCATTGCCGTCACCGGCGGGTCGACGCTCGCTCAGGTGGCTAATCAATTGACCTCGCAGGTTCCGCTCAAGGGGAATCTGTTCGTCCCGGCAAGAGGCGGCCTTGGCGAAAGCGTGGACTATCAAGCCAACACGATCGTCTCTACCATGGCCAAGCGAACAGGCGCGCAGTACCGAATGCTTCACGTGCCTGATCATTTAGGCGAGGACGCGTACACGTCGCTGATGCAGGAGCCGAACGTGAGGGAGATTGTGGAAGTGATTCGCAAATCCCGCATCGTGATCCATGGGATCGGGGACGCTATCGTAATGGCTCGGAGAAGACGCGTGGATGCTACGGTAGTGGAAGCGATCAAAGCGGAAGGGGCGCTTGCAGAATCGTTTGGGTATTATTTTGACCGAAACGGGGCTGTCGTTCATAAGATGCTGACTGCCGGCTTACGGCTGGAGGACATTATGGACACCGAGGTCGTCATCGCGGTTGCGGGCGGCCGAAGCAAAGGAGAAGCCATCGCTGCTGTCATGCGATTCGGACACGACGATGTGCTTGTAACGGATGAAGCAGCGGCACTTGAGATCGCGGCAATTATTGATAAAGAACCAATGATGTGA
- the sda gene encoding sporulation histidine kinase inhibitor Sda: MKLTNPFASVRNFIRSNDSGNHLTPFAPTFEPNFQPASSEHDMHNLFLPMQDKSLLLRPLSDTHLTEVYQEARAMRLSEEFIALIEQAMIQRGLSVEERKSLA; the protein is encoded by the coding sequence ATGAAACTTACGAATCCATTCGCAAGCGTGCGAAATTTCATTCGATCTAACGACTCAGGCAATCATCTCACGCCATTCGCACCCACGTTCGAACCAAATTTTCAGCCTGCCTCTTCAGAGCATGATATGCATAATTTATTTTTACCGATGCAAGACAAGTCTCTATTGCTGCGTCCGCTTAGCGATACTCATCTTACTGAAGTGTATCAAGAAGCAAGAGCCATGCGCCTTTCCGAGGAGTTTATCGCCTTGATTGAACAAGCCATGATCCAGCGGGGTCTTTCAGTTGAGGAACGCAAGTCATTGGCCTAA